In one window of Mesoplodon densirostris isolate mMesDen1 chromosome 4, mMesDen1 primary haplotype, whole genome shotgun sequence DNA:
- the DCLRE1C gene encoding protein artemis isoform X1, with product MSCFEGQMAEYPTISIDRFDRENLRARAYFLSHCHKDHMKGLRAPTLKRRLECSLKVYLYCSPVTKELLLTSPRYRFWEKRIISIEIETPTQISLVDEASGEKEEIVVTLLPAGHCPGSVMFLFQGNNGTVLYTGDFRLAKGEAARMELLHSGGRVKDIQSVYLDTTFCDPKYYQIPSREECLHGILELVRSWITRSPYHVVWLSCKAAYGYEYLFTNLSEEFGVQVHVDKLDMFRNMPDILHHLTTDRDTQIHACRHPKAEEYFQWNKLPCGITSKNRIPLHTISIKPSTMWFGERARKTNVIVRTGESSYRACFSFHSSYSEIKDFLSYIYPVNVYPNVIPLGTSMGKVQEILKPLCRSSQSTEPKYKPLGKLKRARTIHPDSEEDDDSDLFDDPLPVPLRHKIPNPQTLHPEVFPTTAISQNQPENQRESTGCFRAESMPTFLWADFIDCEESNSESEESEIPASAQGDMGPVPQLQKRADGEVPQWEVFFKRSADLTDDCLENLPSSTEAAGSQSPKLFSDSSDGESTHISSQTSSQSTHISEQGSQGWDSQSDTVLLSSQERNGGMTSSSRRVYRPGIKDNTLAPQMEQNVLCPKDTCSDLKSRDKDVSIGSSVGETTTLSSGKHMPQEKRPRNLSSSADSQSSSDFEIPSTPEAELPTREHLQYFYEKLATGERIVVEKRNSSLHSRATTKKPIPRDNSQNPNR from the exons CTTGAAGGTTTACTTATACTGTTCGCCTGTTACTAAAGAGCTGTTGTTAACGAGCCCGAGGTACAGATTTTGGGAGAAACGAatt atatccattgaaattgaaactCCTACCCAGATATCTTTAGTCGATGAAGCATCAGGCGAG aaggAAGAGATTGTTGTGACTCTCTTACCAGCTGGTCATTGCCCAGGATCAGTTAT GTTTTTATTTCAGGGCAACAATGGGACTGTCTTGTACACGGGAGACTTCAGATTGGCAAAAGGAGAAGCTGCCAGAATGGAGCTTCTGCACTCTGGGGGCAG agtGAAAGACATCCAGAGTGTGTACTTAGACACGACTTTCTGCGATCCCAAATATTACCAAATTCCTAGTCGG GAGGAGTGTCTACATGGGATCCTGGAGCTGGTTCGCAGCTGGATCACGCGGAGTCCGTACCACGTAGTGTGGCTGAGCTGCAAGGCTGCCTACGGGTATGAGTATCTCTTCACCAACCTCAGCGAGGAGTTTGGAGTCCAG GTTCACGTGGATAAACTAGACATGTTTCGAAACATGCCTGACATTCTTCATCATCTCACAACAGACCGTGACACTCAGATCCATGCGTGTCGGCATCCAAAG gCAGAGGAATATTTTCAGTGGAATAAGTTACCCTGTGGCATTACCTCCAAAAATAGAATTCCACTCCACACAATCAGCATTAAGCCATCCACTATGTGGTTTGGAGAAAGAGCCAGAAAAACCAACGTCATTGTGAG GACTGGAGAGAGTTCGTACAGAGCCTGCTTTTCTTTTCACTCCTCCTACAGTGAG aTTAAAGATTTCTTGAGCTACATCTATCCTGTGAATGTATATCCAAATGTCATCCCGTTAGGCACAAGTATGGGTAAAGTTCAAGAAAT CTTAAAGCCTTTATGCCGATCTTCCCAAAGTACAGAGCCAAAGTATAAACCACTTGGAAAATTGAAGAGAGCAAGAACAATCCACCCAGACTCAG AGGAGGACGATGACAGTGATCTCTTTGATGATCCTCTGCCAGTACCTTTAAGGCACAAGATTCCAAACCCGCAAACTCTTCACCCTGAGGTATTTCCCACAACTGCAATATCACAAAACCAGCCTGAAAATCAGAGAGAAAGCACAGGATGCTTCAGAGCAGAGAGTATGCCAACTTTTCTTTGGGCAGACTTTATAGATTGTGAGGAATCCAACAGTGAAAGTGAAGAATCAGAAATCCCAGCTTCAGCTCAAGGAGACATGGGTCCTGTCCCACAGCTCCAGAAGAGGGCTGATGGGGAAGTACCACAGTGGGAAGTGTTCTTTAAAAGAAGTGCTGACCTCACTGATGACTGTTTGGAAAACCTCCCATCCTCCACAGAGGCAGCGGGCTCTCAGTCTCCGAAGCTTTTCAGTGACTCCTCTGATGGGGAATCAACTCACATCTCTTCCCAAACGTCTTCTCAGTCAACACACATATCAGAACAAGGAAGTCAAGGCTGGGACAGCCAGTCTGACACTGTTCTGTTATCTTCCCAAGAGAGAAATGGGGGTATGACCTCCTCGAGCAGACGCGTCTACAGGCCAGGAATCAAAGACAATACTCTTGCCCCTCAGATGGAACAAAATGTACTTTGCCCAAAGGACACATGCTCTGATTTGAAAAGCAGAGATAAAGATGTAAGTATAGGTTCTAGTGTTGGAGAGACAACTACTCTGAGCAGTGGGAAGCACATGCCTCAGGAGAAAAGGCCACGAAATCTTAGCAGCAGTGCAGATTCACAAAGCTCCTCTGATTTTGAAATTCCCTCCACTCCAGAAGCCGAGCTACCTACACGAGAGCATTTACAATATTTCTATGAGAAGTTGGCAACAGGGGAAAGGATAGTAGTTGAAAAAAGAAACAGCTCACTTCAttctagagcaaccactaaaaaaccTATACCAAGAGATAATAGTCAAAATCctaatagataa
- the DCLRE1C gene encoding protein artemis isoform X2, with amino-acid sequence MKHQARFLFQGNNGTVLYTGDFRLAKGEAARMELLHSGGRVKDIQSVYLDTTFCDPKYYQIPSREECLHGILELVRSWITRSPYHVVWLSCKAAYGYEYLFTNLSEEFGVQVHVDKLDMFRNMPDILHHLTTDRDTQIHACRHPKAEEYFQWNKLPCGITSKNRIPLHTISIKPSTMWFGERARKTNVIVRTGESSYRACFSFHSSYSEIKDFLSYIYPVNVYPNVIPLGTSMGKVQEILKPLCRSSQSTEPKYKPLGKLKRARTIHPDSEEDDDSDLFDDPLPVPLRHKIPNPQTLHPEVFPTTAISQNQPENQRESTGCFRAESMPTFLWADFIDCEESNSESEESEIPASAQGDMGPVPQLQKRADGEVPQWEVFFKRSADLTDDCLENLPSSTEAAGSQSPKLFSDSSDGESTHISSQTSSQSTHISEQGSQGWDSQSDTVLLSSQERNGGMTSSSRRVYRPGIKDNTLAPQMEQNVLCPKDTCSDLKSRDKDVSIGSSVGETTTLSSGKHMPQEKRPRNLSSSADSQSSSDFEIPSTPEAELPTREHLQYFYEKLATGERIVVEKRNSSLHSRATTKKPIPRDNSQNPNR; translated from the exons ATGAAGCATCAGGCGAG GTTTTTATTTCAGGGCAACAATGGGACTGTCTTGTACACGGGAGACTTCAGATTGGCAAAAGGAGAAGCTGCCAGAATGGAGCTTCTGCACTCTGGGGGCAG agtGAAAGACATCCAGAGTGTGTACTTAGACACGACTTTCTGCGATCCCAAATATTACCAAATTCCTAGTCGG GAGGAGTGTCTACATGGGATCCTGGAGCTGGTTCGCAGCTGGATCACGCGGAGTCCGTACCACGTAGTGTGGCTGAGCTGCAAGGCTGCCTACGGGTATGAGTATCTCTTCACCAACCTCAGCGAGGAGTTTGGAGTCCAG GTTCACGTGGATAAACTAGACATGTTTCGAAACATGCCTGACATTCTTCATCATCTCACAACAGACCGTGACACTCAGATCCATGCGTGTCGGCATCCAAAG gCAGAGGAATATTTTCAGTGGAATAAGTTACCCTGTGGCATTACCTCCAAAAATAGAATTCCACTCCACACAATCAGCATTAAGCCATCCACTATGTGGTTTGGAGAAAGAGCCAGAAAAACCAACGTCATTGTGAG GACTGGAGAGAGTTCGTACAGAGCCTGCTTTTCTTTTCACTCCTCCTACAGTGAG aTTAAAGATTTCTTGAGCTACATCTATCCTGTGAATGTATATCCAAATGTCATCCCGTTAGGCACAAGTATGGGTAAAGTTCAAGAAAT CTTAAAGCCTTTATGCCGATCTTCCCAAAGTACAGAGCCAAAGTATAAACCACTTGGAAAATTGAAGAGAGCAAGAACAATCCACCCAGACTCAG AGGAGGACGATGACAGTGATCTCTTTGATGATCCTCTGCCAGTACCTTTAAGGCACAAGATTCCAAACCCGCAAACTCTTCACCCTGAGGTATTTCCCACAACTGCAATATCACAAAACCAGCCTGAAAATCAGAGAGAAAGCACAGGATGCTTCAGAGCAGAGAGTATGCCAACTTTTCTTTGGGCAGACTTTATAGATTGTGAGGAATCCAACAGTGAAAGTGAAGAATCAGAAATCCCAGCTTCAGCTCAAGGAGACATGGGTCCTGTCCCACAGCTCCAGAAGAGGGCTGATGGGGAAGTACCACAGTGGGAAGTGTTCTTTAAAAGAAGTGCTGACCTCACTGATGACTGTTTGGAAAACCTCCCATCCTCCACAGAGGCAGCGGGCTCTCAGTCTCCGAAGCTTTTCAGTGACTCCTCTGATGGGGAATCAACTCACATCTCTTCCCAAACGTCTTCTCAGTCAACACACATATCAGAACAAGGAAGTCAAGGCTGGGACAGCCAGTCTGACACTGTTCTGTTATCTTCCCAAGAGAGAAATGGGGGTATGACCTCCTCGAGCAGACGCGTCTACAGGCCAGGAATCAAAGACAATACTCTTGCCCCTCAGATGGAACAAAATGTACTTTGCCCAAAGGACACATGCTCTGATTTGAAAAGCAGAGATAAAGATGTAAGTATAGGTTCTAGTGTTGGAGAGACAACTACTCTGAGCAGTGGGAAGCACATGCCTCAGGAGAAAAGGCCACGAAATCTTAGCAGCAGTGCAGATTCACAAAGCTCCTCTGATTTTGAAATTCCCTCCACTCCAGAAGCCGAGCTACCTACACGAGAGCATTTACAATATTTCTATGAGAAGTTGGCAACAGGGGAAAGGATAGTAGTTGAAAAAAGAAACAGCTCACTTCAttctagagcaaccactaaaaaaccTATACCAAGAGATAATAGTCAAAATCctaatagataa